AGCTCACACAGGTTGCCCGTGCGAGCTTGGAGGAACTGCGGCTCGACTACGAGGACTTTTTGCGCCAGCGGGAGCTGCCCAAGCTGGAGCCGAACCATCCGGCGCTGGTGCGGTTCAAGGCGTCGAGGCCCCGCACGTTGGACGAGGTGCGGGCGTGGGTGGCGGAGGAGCGGCGAAGGGCGATTCAGGCCGACAAAAGCGACACGGACGAGCACGGACGCTCAAGGACCCGCGCCGGCGCGACGACAAGCGGCGAAGGTCCCGGCGGAGCGTCCGTGTCCGTCCATGAGGGTCCGTGCGGGCCCCTGCCTTCGGCTTGTCTGGTGGCCAATGCCGCGCTGTCGCTGCTGAACCTGGCTTGCCATCTCCTGGACCGGCA
This is a stretch of genomic DNA from Deferrisoma camini S3R1. It encodes these proteins:
- a CDS encoding four helix bundle suffix domain-containing protein, whose amino-acid sequence is MNQRGNVRGGRRGEATRPGAAGDPLIPKHGGYRKLKSFQVAQLIYDVTVRFCDLYIERRSRTRDQMVQAARSGTQNIAEGSVASGTSKKMELKLTQVARASLEELRLDYEDFLRQRELPKLEPNHPALVRFKASRPRTLDEVRAWVAEERRRAIQADKSDTDEHGRSRTRAGATTSGEGPGGASVSVHEGPCGPLPSACLVANAALSLLNLACHLLDRQVERLARDFEREGGFTERLYRHRKRAQRRSRP